TGGATCTAAAATTTACTTCAATGGAGATTTTGTTCAGGCTTTTAATGTTGTTAATCAAGAAACCAATGCAGCAACTTTCTTAGGTCAGTTTGCACTTGGTGGTCGAAACTTAAATGGTCAATTAGATGAAATTAGAATTTGGAATAAGGAACGTTCTGCAAATGAAATTAAAGACAACTACAACAGTTGTGTTAGTGTTTCAGAAAGTGATTTATCTTATTATTTCAATTTAGAAGACGGTTCAGGTAATACAACAACAGATATAAAATCTGGAAATATTGGAACATTAAATCAAATGGACCCCAATTCTGACTGGGTAGCTGGGAACACACTAAATAATTCTGGTAATATAGTAACACTAACAGTTACAGATGTAAACGGCAATCAATCAACTGCTACAGCAATTGTAACCGTTGAAGATAACATTGCTCCTACTCTAGTTGCAATTCCTGCAGATGTAACTGTTGAATGTAATACTGTGCCAGATGTAGCTACAATTACTGCAACGGATAACTGTCCGAATCCTTCAGTAACTTTTACAGAAACAAGAACAGATGGGACTTCTAATAATGATTATACATTAACAAGAACTTGGACTGCTACAGATGATAGTGGAAACACTGCTTCTCAAACTCAAATTGTTACTGTACAAGACAATTCTGGTCCAATTTTTAATAGTGATCCAGAAGATGTAACTGTTGAATGTAATTTAGTACCAACTATACCAAATGTAACAGCAACAGATAATTGCAGCACAAATCTTACAGTAAACTTTACCGAAACAAGAATAGATGGGGTTTCTAATAACGATTATACATTAACAAGAACTTGGACTGCTACAGATGAAAGCGGAAATACCAATTCTAGAAGCCAAGTTATTACTGTTCAAGATACTATTATTCCAAATGTTATCACTAAAGATATTATAGTTGAACTAGATGAAAATGGTAATGCTTCTATTACTCCAGAAATGATTAACAATGGTTCTTCTGATAATTGTGGTATTACTGACATGTCAATTGATATTTCAGACTTCAATTGTGAAAATATTGGTCAAAATACAGTAACCTTAACAGCAAATGATGCTTCTGGAAATGTAAGAACTATACCTTCTAATTTAATAGGACATTGGAAATTTGATACTGGTAATGAATTAAAAGACTTAACAGGTAACTGGGGAGACTTAATTGTTTCTGGGAATGCTTCTATATCTAATGGAGAATTAGATGTTAATAATGGAGGTATGGCTAGAACTTCTTCGTATTCTGGCCCAACAATTAGTGACAAAACATTAGTTTCTTTTCTTTCTTTAGATGATTTAAACTTAAGATCTGGTTCTGCAATTACCTTAGACGCTATTAATTCTGACGAGTTTGATGGTATTATTTATGCAGAAAGACAAGCAAACAGATGGATGAATGGTAGCTCCAATTTTCTACGAACTAGCGATTTTAATCCAGGTTTCGCAGAATCATCTGCTAATGAAAAAATAATGGTTGCTATTACTTATCAAAAAGGTAAAAAAAGTGTTATAATATCATTATATAGAAATGGTTCTTTTTATGGTACTTACAACATAGGTAATAGAACAAGTTGGTATGAAAATAATGCAGAGATTATATTTGGCGCAAGGCATTTTATTAATAGTTCTAATAGTCAAATTGGTTCTTTAGATGCCCATATTGATGAAGCAATGATTTTTGATAAAACATTATCAGCTGCAGAAGTCCTTGCTTTATATCAAGGAAACAATGCTACAGCAACTGTAACTGTGGTAGACAACATTGCACCTGTTTTAGTTGCAATTCCTGCTGATGTAACGGTTGAATGTGATACCGTACCAGATGCGGCTACAATTACTGCAACGGATAACTGTCCGAACCCTTTAGTAACTTTTAATGAAACAAGAGCAGACGGTATTTCTAATAACGACTATACGTTAACCAGAACTTGGACAGCTACGGATGAAAGCGGTAATACTGCTTCTCAAACGCAAGTTGTTACTGTACAAGATACTACTGTACCAACTGCAATCGTACAAGATATTACTGTACAATTAGATGCAAACGGAAACGCTTCTATCACTCCAGATATGATTGATAATGGTTCTTTTGATAATTGTGGAGGAACATTAACATATGCTATAGATAAAAATACTTTTGATTGTGGTGATTTTAGTGTTTCATGCTCTGATTCATCAATTGCATTTAATGGTACAGGTATTGCCTCTGGTGCCAATGGAGATAACATTCAAAACCTAGGTTTGAATCAGCTAACCATGGAAGCTTGGGTAAAACAAAACGGTGGGGCAGTTAATTCAATCATTAGAAAGGCTGGTGATTACGACTTGTATATCGTTAATAATACGATATATGCTGAGGTATGGTATGAAGGAAGAGCCAGTAGCGCACAATATTTATATACTGGACCTACTGTTTCAAACAATGAATGGTCTCATGTAGCTTTTACTTTTGATAAAGCGAATAATGGTTCCGGTAAGTTCTATGTTAATGGAGTTGAAACGGTAGTTTCAGGAACAACACGTTCTATTACACCCGATATTACTTTGGGTATTGGAGGTTCAACCGAATATGGTCAGAGCTTTACAGGTCTTATTGATGATGTGAGAATATGGAGCACTGAAAGAACTAACGCTGAGATTAATGATTTCAAAGATTTTTGTATTGATGCAAATTCTGTTGGACTTGAGGCTTATTTTAAAATTGAGGCCAATGAAGGTACCACGCTTACGGATTATTCAGGAAATGGAAACCACCTTACAATAACAGGAACTTCATGGTCATTTGAAGGAGCACCAATAGAGAGTAAAGCAATAGAAGTGACATTAACAGTTACAGATGCTTCAAATAATGCTTCATCCGCAATCGCTAATATAATTGTACTCGACACTTTTGCACCAACAGTTGTTGGACAAAACGTCTCTGTTACTTTAACCGCTAGCGGAACAGTTTCAATTATACCGGAAGATGTGTTAGATAATGGGTCAGACAATTGTGGAACTGTAACCTATACGATTAACCAAGATACATTTGGAGCTACGGATGCAATTAACAGCCCAGTAACAGTTCAATTAACAGGAACTGATGCAAGTGGAAACGCAACTACGGTTCCTTTACTAGTTACAGTAATTGATCCTGTACCTGTTGTGATTACGCAAAATATTACAGTTGTATTAGATGAGAATGGAAATATTTCTATTACACCAGAGCAAATAGATAATGGCTCTAGTTCAGTTGTAGGTCTTGAAAGTTTAGAACTAGATATTTCATCTTTTAATTGTTCTAATGTTGGAATACCAGTTACAGTAACTTTAACTGCAACAAGTACGTTAGGTAGCACTGCTTCTGGAACTGCAATAGTAACCGTTCAAGATAATATTGCTCCTACTGCTATTGCACAAGACATTACCATTCAATTAGATGCTTCTGGAAATGCTTCAATTACACCAGATATGATTAATGATGGTTCTTTTGATAATTGTGAAATAGAAAGTGTTGCTTTTGCTGGATCAGGGACTATTAACGCTACTACTTTAGAAGGTAACAACTTAATATTACAAGCTCCTAATGGTAGTGTAATTGATGGAATTACTTTTGCAAGTTATGGAACACCAGTTGATAGTCATGGAGATTTTACAATTGGAAGTTGTCATGCAAGCAATAGTTTATCTATTGTACAAAATTATGCTCTAGGGCAAAACTCTGTAACAATTCCTGCAAACAATGGAATTTTTGGAGATCCTTGTGGTGGTACTTATAAAAGACTTTATGTTACTGCAACTTATAGTGCAGAATCAACAAGTACAAAAGATTATAATTGCTCTAACGTTGGCAACAACAATACAGTAACTCTACTTGTTAAAGATGTTAATGGAAATGAATCTACAGCAACGGCAAATGTTACAGTAGAAGACAATGTGAATCCAATAGCAAGTACACAGAACGTAACGGTTCAGTTAGATGCTCTTGGTAATGGAACTACAACAGCAGAACTTGTTAATAATGGTTCTTCTGATGCGTGTGGAATTCAATCTTTAGCTTTAGATACAACTTCTTTTACATGTGCAAATGTTGGTGATAATACGATAACTTTAACTGTAACTGATAACAATGGTAATGTTTCAACAGAAACTGCAATTGTAACAGTAGAAGATAATGTAAACCCGATTGCGAATACACAGAACGTTACTGTTCAGTTAGATGCTTTAGGAAACGGAACTACAACAGCAGTTCTTGTTGACAATGGTTCTTCTGATGCTTGTGGAATTCAATCTTTAGTTTTAGATACTACTTCTTTTACTTGTAATGATATCGGTTTAAATACGGTAACATTAACGGTAACTGATAATAATGATAATGTTTCTACTCAAACTGCAATAGTAACGGTAGAAGATAATGTAAACCCGATTGCGAATACACAGAACGTAACGGTTCAGTTAGATCCTTCTGGTAACGGAACGACAACTGCGGAACTTGTTAATAATGATTCTTCTGATGCTTGTGGTATTCAATCTTTAGTTTTAGACACAACTTCATTTACGTGTGCAAATGTTGGTGATAATACAGTAACATTAACAGTAACTGATAACAATGGTAATGTTTCAACTCAAACAGCAATTGTAACGGTAGAAGATAATGTGAATCCAGCTGTAATTACTCAAGACCTTCCAGTTCTTTTAGATGCAAATGGTAATGTAAGCATTACACCTGCTATGATTGATAATGGCTCTTTTGATAATTGTGCTATTGCAAGTTTATCTTTAAGTAAAGACAATTTCGATTGTACAAATGTAGGTGCTAACGTGGTTACTTTAACAGTAATCGATGTTAACGGAAACAGTGCTTCTAATCAAGCAACTGTTACTGTAAGTGATACTATCAATCCTACTGCAATTGCTCAAGACATTACTGTTCAATTAGATGTAAATGGAGCGGCAACAATTGTTCCTTCAGATGTAAACAATGGTTCTTTTGACAATTGTACATTCACAACATCTTTAGATATTACAACTTTTGGTTGTAACAATGTAGATGTAGAAAATACAGTAACATTAACTGTTAGAGATGCTAGCGGAAACACAAATGCAACAACTGCAATAGTAACTGTTTATGATACGGTGCCTGCTCAAGTAATTACACAAAATATTAATGTGTTTTTAGATGAAAACGGAAATACTTCTATTGTACCTTCGGATATAGACAATGGTTCAAATGATGCGTGTGGTATTCAAAGCGTAGCGCTTGATATTACTAGTTTCGATTGTGCTAATCTTGGTGAGAATACTGTTATTTTAACAGTAACAGATGTGAATGGTAATGTTTCTTCTAATCAAGCGATTGTAACTGTTATTGATAACATTGCTCCTATTGTTGGTACTCAAAGTGTATCTGTAACTTTAGATGCAAATGGAAGTGCAACCATTACTCCAGAAGATGTTTTAATCTTAACAGAAGATGATGTTCTAAGAGGTGATAGCTGTACAGTAACAAATGCTGATGAACACGCAATGTGTTTAAAAGATTACAATAAATCTAAACATAATTCTTATCATAAAAAAGGTAAGAAATCCAAAAATGATGATGATGATGATGATGATGATGATGATGACGATGACGATGACGATGATAAATACAACAAAAAAGATGCTTGTTTCTCTTTTGATGCAAACCAAGGTAGTGTAATTAAAAACCTTGATGGTTCAATGGTTGTTACAGGAACACTTGTTAATCCTGAGGATGTTAATGACATTTGGGAAGTAACTTTAAATTTACAGAATCCTAAAAACTGGACAGATTGGTCTGCTCAAAAAGGAAAGTACAAAGGATCGAAAAGAACTATCAGATATAGTTATAAAGATTGGATGTATTATCAATTGGCTGAAGGAAGTAAATTAACAGGAGCTGGTAACAATGCTGGTAATGAAACTTTACTTATTCAGAAATATAAAAAGTATGGTGTTCAAGTTGGTGATAATGCTAACTTAGAAAACGGTAATTATGGATTATATACTTCTTTCTACTACATCAATAAGAAAGGTAAAAAAGAAAAAGGTTCTTTTAGTTTTGATATCTCTAATTGTGAGCAATTACCCGTACCAGAAGGAACTGTAATTAGCAGTGACAATTGTAGTATAGCAAGTACGAGTTTAGATATTGATACTTTTGGGTGTGATAACCTTGGGGAAAACACAGTACAAGTTTCTGTTACAGACCAAAGTGGTAACACAACAACACAGTCTGTAATCGTAAATGTATTAGGAGATACTCCGGTAATTTCTATTGACGACTTTTACACTGCTAATGGACAAAAGAAAAATACTGTTTTCTTAGGATACTCAAATAGCACGTATTTAAAAACTGAAGTAAGTGGT
The window above is part of the Polaribacter sp. SA4-12 genome. Proteins encoded here:
- a CDS encoding LamG-like jellyroll fold domain-containing protein — encoded protein: MNKILLSKHLKLFLTLFFLSFIYTISSQVTISPWKMNKGAGAISYAVGFHGNPAAYSLANIPEASDSNWELAPVNATGGINYSVRSILTGCLNQLDFTYFETFLNIPSNFNVSDLNISFSAADDGARAYIFNSAHPNGDFIGEIKLGQTAVTANYASLAMPGEINRLVIVQFDDCPSGNNLTGAQVKINGQTAVVNTDGCTDSNFFWSNAPTVNGQVATGTINGVGYTYTSSVNVRTTTNLFSHGTFPASYNVPNSNPTIQNIEPSSNTLTFASPMTNPVLVFSSIGGGPISVPINFSAPVEILWSTHVGVTPVVQNSPTQITGTEGYAIVRMNGTFSSLSFDYLVYENYVNFVFGADFSTTSPDTVAPTLTLNGNSTESVNGNSTYTDLGATATDLCDDNPAVLVSGTVNTSVLGDYTLTYTAVDASGNTSAPITRVVTVVDITPPTLIDIPVNTIVECNVVPTAPTITATDDFTTTPEVSFNEERIDGSSNDNYILTRTWTATDESSNTVSQSQIITVQDTSLPTAIAKDITVELDANGNAVITADMINNGSSDNCGGTLTYAIDKNTFDCDNISAGGISCSSNFSLDLDGIDDDVNLGDLNYISTGTPGEYTAEFWVNPRSIQAGIGSWLFGDEESSNNGVLIMLAPSGGISLYRFGGIGLVTTNATISLNTWTHIAVTQNSSGSKIYFNGDFVQAFNVVNQETNAATFLGQFALGGRNLNGQLDEIRIWNKERSANEIKDNYNSCVSVSESDLSYYFNLEDGSGNTTTDIKSGNIGTLNQMDPNSDWVAGNTLNNSGNIVTLTVTDVNGNQSTATAIVTVEDNIAPTLVAIPADVTVECNTVPDVATITATDNCPNPSVTFTETRTDGTSNNDYTLTRTWTATDDSGNTASQTQIVTVQDNSGPIFNSDPEDVTVECNLVPTIPNVTATDNCSTNLTVNFTETRIDGVSNNDYTLTRTWTATDESGNTNSRSQVITVQDTIIPNVITKDIIVELDENGNASITPEMINNGSSDNCGITDMSIDISDFNCENIGQNTVTLTANDASGNVRTIPSNLIGHWKFDTGNELKDLTGNWGDLIVSGNASISNGELDVNNGGMARTSSYSGPTISDKTLVSFLSLDDLNLRSGSAITLDAINSDEFDGIIYAERQANRWMNGSSNFLRTSDFNPGFAESSANEKIMVAITYQKGKKSVIISLYRNGSFYGTYNIGNRTSWYENNAEIIFGARHFINSSNSQIGSLDAHIDEAMIFDKTLSAAEVLALYQGNNATATVTVVDNIAPVLVAIPADVTVECDTVPDAATITATDNCPNPLVTFNETRADGISNNDYTLTRTWTATDESGNTASQTQVVTVQDTTVPTAIVQDITVQLDANGNASITPDMIDNGSFDNCGGTLTYAIDKNTFDCGDFSVSCSDSSIAFNGTGIASGANGDNIQNLGLNQLTMEAWVKQNGGAVNSIIRKAGDYDLYIVNNTIYAEVWYEGRASSAQYLYTGPTVSNNEWSHVAFTFDKANNGSGKFYVNGVETVVSGTTRSITPDITLGIGGSTEYGQSFTGLIDDVRIWSTERTNAEINDFKDFCIDANSVGLEAYFKIEANEGTTLTDYSGNGNHLTITGTSWSFEGAPIESKAIEVTLTVTDASNNASSAIANIIVLDTFAPTVVGQNVSVTLTASGTVSIIPEDVLDNGSDNCGTVTYTINQDTFGATDAINSPVTVQLTGTDASGNATTVPLLVTVIDPVPVVITQNITVVLDENGNISITPEQIDNGSSSVVGLESLELDISSFNCSNVGIPVTVTLTATSTLGSTASGTAIVTVQDNIAPTAIAQDITIQLDASGNASITPDMINDGSFDNCEIESVAFAGSGTINATTLEGNNLILQAPNGSVIDGITFASYGTPVDSHGDFTIGSCHASNSLSIVQNYALGQNSVTIPANNGIFGDPCGGTYKRLYVTATYSAESTSTKDYNCSNVGNNNTVTLLVKDVNGNESTATANVTVEDNVNPIASTQNVTVQLDALGNGTTTAELVNNGSSDACGIQSLALDTTSFTCANVGDNTITLTVTDNNGNVSTETAIVTVEDNVNPIANTQNVTVQLDALGNGTTTAVLVDNGSSDACGIQSLVLDTTSFTCNDIGLNTVTLTVTDNNDNVSTQTAIVTVEDNVNPIANTQNVTVQLDPSGNGTTTAELVNNDSSDACGIQSLVLDTTSFTCANVGDNTVTLTVTDNNGNVSTQTAIVTVEDNVNPAVITQDLPVLLDANGNVSITPAMIDNGSFDNCAIASLSLSKDNFDCTNVGANVVTLTVIDVNGNSASNQATVTVSDTINPTAIAQDITVQLDVNGAATIVPSDVNNGSFDNCTFTTSLDITTFGCNNVDVENTVTLTVRDASGNTNATTAIVTVYDTVPAQVITQNINVFLDENGNTSIVPSDIDNGSNDACGIQSVALDITSFDCANLGENTVILTVTDVNGNVSSNQAIVTVIDNIAPIVGTQSVSVTLDANGSATITPEDVLILTEDDVLRGDSCTVTNADEHAMCLKDYNKSKHNSYHKKGKKSKNDDDDDDDDDDDDDDDDDKYNKKDACFSFDANQGSVIKNLDGSMVVTGTLVNPEDVNDIWEVTLNLQNPKNWTDWSAQKGKYKGSKRTIRYSYKDWMYYQLAEGSKLTGAGNNAGNETLLIQKYKKYGVQVGDNANLENGNYGLYTSFYYINKKGKKEKGSFSFDISNCEQLPVPEGTVISSDNCSIASTSLDIDTFGCDNLGENTVQVSVTDQSGNTTTQSVIVNVLGDTPVISIDDFYTANGQKKNTVFLGYSNSTYLKTEVSGGSGFSYEWTDESGDVISTDKNPKVTPEITSTYTVVVTNANGCQATASIEVCVIDARAKDRHGRFNGKVIICHHTHHRHSHHCGHGQKGHHKSSKGKHDNDHQGHTYHDSKDILLTVSKNAVYGHLKHGDVLGGCEATCATEVYVEPEIVTDVNIYPNPSTGYFRVKLENFENKAEVLLYDLHGRLIQRRYVRDCKRENSVTMGSNRLREGVYVVKIKTGGEIFTGRVVIERGRH